Proteins from one Parvibaculum lavamentivorans DS-1 genomic window:
- a CDS encoding TRAP transporter large permease encodes MSYELITLLMFSSLMVMLLTGQRVFGAIGFVAAAAALLLWGDGAVEMPFNASFQVLNWYPLLTLPLFIYMGYMLAESGIANDLYRMFHVWMGPVRGGLALGTVGLMVVISAMNGLSVAGMAIGASVALPELLKRGYDKVMVTGVIQAGSSLGILIPPSVVLVLYAMIARQPVLQLWLAGVLPGLLMASLFALYIYVRCRRNPELGPPLPKEERDLITWAEKFRLLRAGIAPFVIFATMMGLFLTGITSLVESSAVGATGATLAALIKRRLTWRVLDDTMRQTLSITCMFMFIILAALCFGAVYDGLGAKNAIRVLMLETWDLTPWEILIMMLVSFVILGMFLDDTAMLVIVAPLYIPLVLSMGFSPIWFGVLYVITCQVAYITPPFGYNLFLMRAMAPPEITLVDIYRSIVPFVGIMLVTIAIIMVFPQIALWLPEMYSGR; translated from the coding sequence ATGAGCTACGAACTCATCACGCTGCTCATGTTTTCCTCGTTGATGGTGATGTTGCTCACGGGCCAGCGTGTCTTTGGCGCCATCGGCTTTGTCGCTGCCGCGGCCGCCCTGTTGCTCTGGGGCGACGGCGCGGTGGAGATGCCGTTTAATGCCAGCTTCCAGGTCCTCAACTGGTATCCGTTGCTGACTCTGCCGCTGTTTATCTACATGGGCTACATGCTCGCAGAGTCGGGCATCGCAAATGACTTGTACCGCATGTTCCATGTTTGGATGGGGCCGGTCAGAGGCGGTCTCGCCCTCGGCACGGTCGGTCTCATGGTCGTGATCTCGGCCATGAACGGCCTGAGCGTTGCGGGAATGGCCATCGGAGCGAGCGTCGCATTGCCTGAGCTTCTAAAGCGCGGTTACGACAAGGTGATGGTAACGGGCGTTATTCAGGCAGGGAGCTCTCTTGGCATTCTCATTCCGCCAAGCGTCGTGCTCGTCCTCTATGCGATGATTGCGCGTCAGCCGGTGCTCCAGCTGTGGCTCGCGGGCGTGTTGCCCGGGCTCCTCATGGCTTCTCTTTTCGCGCTCTATATCTATGTCCGGTGCAGAAGAAACCCGGAGCTTGGTCCGCCGCTGCCAAAAGAAGAACGCGATCTCATTACGTGGGCGGAAAAGTTTCGTCTGCTGCGTGCAGGCATCGCTCCTTTCGTTATTTTCGCTACCATGATGGGACTTTTTCTGACCGGCATTACAAGTCTGGTCGAGAGCTCCGCTGTCGGGGCGACGGGGGCCACTCTTGCTGCTCTCATAAAGCGGCGGCTTACATGGCGCGTGCTGGATGACACGATGCGTCAGACATTGAGCATCACGTGCATGTTCATGTTCATTATTCTTGCCGCGCTCTGCTTTGGCGCTGTCTATGACGGCCTTGGTGCAAAGAATGCCATTCGGGTGTTGATGCTGGAAACCTGGGATCTCACGCCCTGGGAAATTCTCATCATGATGCTGGTCTCGTTTGTCATCCTGGGGATGTTCTTGGACGACACGGCCATGCTGGTCATTGTGGCGCCGCTCTACATCCCCTTGGTGCTCAGCATGGGCTTCAGCCCCATCTGGTTCGGCGTCCTCTACGTGATTACCTGCCAGGTCGCCTATATCACCCCGCCATTCGGCTACAATCTTTTCCTCATGCGGGCCATGGCGCCCCCGGAGATAACGCTTGTCGATATCTATCGGTCAATCGTACCGTTTGTTGGCATAATGCTGGTCACGATAGCGATCATAATGGTGTTTCCGCAGATCGCTTTGTGGCTGCCCGAAATGTACTCCGGACGATAA
- a CDS encoding Ppx/GppA phosphatase family protein has protein sequence MTGPGGADTAPEGLQSPLSATTKSSGAPEVAQSRELPLDGGDKPKRRRRRGRRGRGQSKLQSPPQVESEPPATRPARSSTSADSAISSDPLYAALDLGTNNCRLLIARRSPDGFKVVDAYSRIVRLGEGLAHTGALGDAAMLRAIDALKICADKMARRGVVRARTIATAACRTASNGAAFIDRVKKETGLSLEVVSTEDEARLAVAGCAPLLDRTCSSALVFDIGGGSTELIWVQMEGTEESNGRKGKYTSGASIGDWVSLPCGVVTLAERHGGVEVPNAVYDRMVDEVAERLQPFLDRVKAASGWGSGSERGFHLLGTSGTVMTIAGVHLGLNRYDRTQVDGIWISPLDVQRVTRSLLDMDYDRRAAHPCVGQERADLVLAGCAIFEAIARAWPADRLRVADRGLREGILMSLMDADTARRRRRRRRRRKSAKPSLPSARQLSAK, from the coding sequence GTGACCGGCCCTGGCGGGGCTGACACCGCTCCGGAGGGGCTGCAGAGTCCCCTTTCCGCCACGACCAAGTCTTCCGGCGCCCCGGAAGTGGCTCAGTCGCGCGAGCTTCCGCTCGATGGCGGTGACAAGCCGAAGCGCCGTCGCAGGCGCGGACGCCGGGGCAGGGGGCAGTCGAAACTTCAGTCTCCCCCCCAGGTCGAGAGCGAGCCGCCAGCCACGAGGCCGGCACGGTCTTCTACATCGGCCGATTCCGCCATCTCGTCAGACCCGCTCTATGCCGCGCTCGATCTTGGCACTAATAATTGCCGCCTCCTGATCGCGCGCCGCTCTCCCGACGGCTTCAAGGTGGTGGACGCCTACTCCCGCATCGTTCGCCTGGGCGAAGGTCTTGCGCATACCGGTGCGCTTGGCGATGCCGCCATGTTGCGCGCCATCGATGCGTTGAAGATCTGTGCGGACAAAATGGCCCGGCGCGGCGTGGTCCGGGCGCGTACGATCGCCACCGCCGCTTGCCGCACGGCGTCCAACGGCGCCGCCTTTATAGACCGGGTCAAGAAAGAGACAGGCCTCTCGCTCGAGGTCGTTTCAACGGAAGATGAGGCCCGCCTCGCCGTGGCCGGTTGTGCGCCGCTGCTTGACCGGACTTGCTCCTCGGCTCTCGTTTTCGATATAGGCGGGGGGTCCACCGAGCTCATCTGGGTCCAGATGGAGGGGACCGAGGAAAGCAACGGCAGGAAGGGCAAATACACCTCGGGCGCTTCCATAGGCGACTGGGTTTCCCTGCCGTGCGGGGTTGTTACGCTCGCGGAGCGGCATGGCGGGGTCGAGGTGCCGAACGCGGTCTATGATCGGATGGTCGATGAGGTTGCGGAGAGGCTGCAGCCGTTTCTTGATCGTGTAAAAGCAGCTTCCGGCTGGGGGTCGGGCAGCGAGAGAGGTTTTCATCTTCTCGGCACATCCGGCACGGTCATGACGATAGCAGGCGTCCATCTTGGACTGAACCGCTATGACCGTACTCAGGTCGATGGCATATGGATATCGCCGCTGGATGTCCAGCGCGTCACACGTTCGCTGCTCGATATGGATTATGATCGCCGCGCGGCGCATCCTTGCGTAGGGCAGGAGCGGGCAGATCTTGTGCTCGCTGGATGTGCGATCTTTGAGGCGATTGCACGTGCCTGGCCGGCCGACAGGCTGCGCGTCGCAGACAGGGGCCTTCGCGAAGGCATTCTGATGTCGCTGATGGATGCGGACACGGCACGGCGCCGCCGCCGCAGAAGACGGCGCCGCAAAAGCGCAAAGCCCAGCCTGCCATCGGCCCGGCAGCTCTCCGCTAAGTGA
- a CDS encoding flavin-containing monooxygenase: MNGKSSSEKAELGFDPAALKAKYRAERDKRLRADANEQYVEIKGQFAHYLEDPYVEPGYARAALSDEVDVVMVGGGFGGLLAGARLREAGVDKVRIIEKGGDFGGTWYWNRYPGAACDIESYIYLPLLEEIGYIPVEKYSKAAEILAHSRAIGEHFDLYRDALFQTEATELHWNDAAARWIVRTNRGDAIRARFVVTASGPLHRPKLPGIPGVETFQGHSFHTSRWDYGYTGGDCNGGLDRLKDKRVAIIGTGATAVQCVPHLGARAKELFVFQRTPSSIDVRNNRPTDPEWVQKLQPGWQQHRMDNFNTLVSGGYQEEDLVNDGWTDIIGNLLVMARKGAAGRSPAEMGEIVQLADFQKMESIRKRVETVVKDSSKAEALKPWYNQFCKRPCFHDEYLDTFNRPNVHLIDTQGRGVERITEHSIVANGQEFEVDCLIYATGFEVGTSYTRRAGFEIYGRDGVSLSEKWKDGISTLHGMHSRGFPNCFIVSNSQAGFTANYPHMLNEQSKHLSYIVKECIDRQARVVEVTEDAEKEWVEAIIKASVFNRRFLEECTPGYYNNEGKPSELAIRNGFYGGGSVAFIKILEEWRAKGDLPGLELNVG, encoded by the coding sequence ATGAACGGGAAATCGAGTAGCGAAAAGGCGGAACTTGGTTTCGACCCGGCAGCCCTGAAGGCGAAGTATCGTGCCGAGCGCGACAAGCGTCTGCGCGCGGATGCCAACGAGCAGTATGTGGAGATTAAAGGCCAGTTCGCGCACTACCTCGAAGATCCTTATGTCGAACCGGGCTATGCTCGCGCAGCGCTCTCCGATGAGGTCGACGTGGTGATGGTTGGCGGAGGCTTCGGCGGACTGCTGGCCGGCGCTCGCTTGCGCGAGGCTGGCGTCGACAAGGTTCGCATTATCGAAAAGGGCGGAGACTTCGGCGGGACATGGTACTGGAACCGCTATCCGGGCGCGGCGTGCGATATAGAATCCTATATCTATCTCCCGCTTCTCGAAGAAATCGGCTACATCCCGGTCGAGAAATATTCCAAGGCGGCGGAAATTCTCGCCCACAGCCGCGCCATCGGCGAACATTTCGACCTCTATCGCGATGCGCTTTTTCAGACCGAAGCGACGGAACTACACTGGAACGATGCCGCCGCGCGCTGGATTGTCCGCACCAACCGCGGCGACGCGATCCGCGCCCGCTTCGTGGTAACGGCCAGCGGTCCGCTGCATCGCCCAAAGCTCCCCGGCATTCCCGGCGTTGAAACCTTCCAAGGGCATTCTTTCCACACGAGCCGTTGGGATTACGGCTACACAGGCGGTGATTGCAATGGCGGGCTCGACCGTCTGAAGGACAAGCGTGTCGCCATCATCGGAACGGGCGCAACGGCCGTGCAATGCGTGCCGCATCTCGGCGCCCGGGCGAAAGAACTGTTCGTCTTCCAGCGTACGCCCTCATCTATCGACGTCAGAAACAACCGTCCGACCGATCCTGAATGGGTACAGAAGCTGCAGCCTGGCTGGCAGCAACACCGGATGGACAACTTCAACACGCTTGTCTCCGGCGGGTATCAAGAGGAGGACCTTGTCAACGACGGCTGGACCGACATCATCGGTAACCTGCTGGTCATGGCGCGCAAGGGAGCTGCGGGACGTTCCCCGGCCGAGATGGGTGAGATTGTTCAACTTGCTGACTTCCAGAAAATGGAATCGATCCGCAAGCGCGTGGAAACGGTGGTGAAAGATTCGTCAAAGGCTGAGGCGCTGAAGCCCTGGTACAATCAGTTCTGTAAGCGTCCCTGCTTCCACGATGAATATCTCGACACGTTCAACCGGCCAAATGTACACCTGATCGATACGCAGGGCAGGGGCGTTGAGCGCATCACAGAGCATTCGATTGTCGCGAATGGGCAGGAATTTGAAGTCGATTGTCTGATCTATGCGACCGGCTTTGAGGTCGGCACGAGCTACACGCGGCGCGCAGGTTTCGAAATCTACGGCCGTGATGGGGTGTCGCTCAGCGAAAAGTGGAAGGATGGCATCTCGACCCTGCATGGGATGCACAGCCGTGGCTTCCCGAACTGCTTCATCGTCAGCAACTCGCAGGCGGGCTTCACCGCCAACTACCCGCACATGCTCAATGAGCAGTCGAAGCATCTATCCTACATTGTGAAGGAATGCATCGACCGCCAGGCCCGCGTCGTTGAAGTGACCGAGGACGCGGAAAAGGAATGGGTGGAAGCGATCATCAAGGCGTCCGTCTTCAACAGGCGCTTTCTCGAAGAATGCACGCCCGGCTACTACAACAACGAGGGCAAACCCTCTGAGCTCGCTATCCGAAATGGATTTTACGGTGGCGGCTCCGTCGCCTTTATTAAAATCCTCGAAGAATGGCGCGCCAAAGGCGACTTGCCGGGTCTCGAGTTGAACGTCGGCTGA
- a CDS encoding tetratricopeptide repeat protein, which produces MTHRLIGLDGYGLEWSIEGHPLHGPGRMTAVFPQGFFRLACLPAWLLAVALLCVPLDAYAVDARSERASLNLASRGVEAAATGRLLDAQRLLEEAMVVNPANTRAITELGNVHEARGNAKLARKYYRLALEIDPVAPDALSKLALLDISEGNRAAAVGALRKLQVICPACTQTQKLSSALSAGTTSPSDVPSSNP; this is translated from the coding sequence ATGACGCACCGCCTTATCGGGCTTGACGGTTACGGGCTGGAATGGTCTATCGAAGGTCACCCCCTCCACGGGCCTGGACGTATGACGGCCGTTTTCCCTCAAGGTTTTTTCCGCTTGGCGTGTCTGCCTGCATGGCTGCTCGCCGTCGCACTGCTGTGCGTGCCCTTGGACGCATATGCCGTGGATGCACGTTCGGAGCGCGCCTCCCTCAACCTTGCGTCCCGAGGAGTCGAAGCCGCGGCCACAGGGCGTTTGCTTGATGCCCAACGTCTTCTTGAGGAGGCGATGGTGGTGAACCCTGCCAATACCCGCGCCATCACGGAACTCGGCAACGTCCATGAGGCGCGTGGCAACGCGAAACTCGCGCGCAAATACTATCGCCTCGCTCTGGAGATAGATCCGGTCGCGCCCGATGCCCTAAGCAAGCTTGCATTGCTCGATATTTCCGAAGGCAATCGAGCTGCGGCGGTAGGGGCGCTACGCAAGCTGCAGGTCATCTGTCCTGCTTGTACGCAAACGCAGAAACTTTCCAGCGCTCTCAGCGCCGGGACAACGTCCCCATCCGATGTACCCTCCTCAAATCCGTAG
- a CDS encoding RlmE family RNA methyltransferase: MTNSGKTGGKSGKGGTGGARALKVRVKTARKRSNSSTRWLQRQLNDPYVHAAKREGYRSRAAFKLAEIDDKYRFLKPGGRVVDLGCAPGGWCQVAVARVKAEGGDAGAEGRHGRVIGLDYLEMDPVPGATILQLDFLSEGADDQVKELLAGEADVVLSDMAAPTTGHKQTDHMRIMSLCEIAAHFATEVLAPGGTFLAKVLRGGTENELLVLLKQHFKTVRHVKPKASRADSAEMYVLAQGFKGRSESPLDDAE; this comes from the coding sequence ATGACCAACAGCGGAAAAACCGGCGGCAAAAGCGGCAAGGGAGGCACGGGCGGCGCCCGGGCCCTGAAGGTGCGCGTGAAAACGGCGCGCAAACGCAGCAACTCCTCTACCCGCTGGCTGCAGCGGCAGCTGAATGATCCCTATGTCCACGCCGCGAAGCGCGAGGGGTATCGCTCCCGTGCTGCCTTCAAACTTGCCGAGATAGACGACAAATACCGCTTCCTGAAGCCCGGCGGCCGAGTGGTCGATCTTGGCTGTGCGCCGGGTGGCTGGTGCCAGGTCGCGGTAGCACGGGTAAAGGCGGAAGGCGGCGATGCGGGCGCCGAAGGACGGCATGGCCGCGTCATAGGGCTCGACTATCTGGAGATGGACCCGGTTCCTGGCGCCACGATCCTTCAACTCGACTTCCTCTCCGAAGGGGCGGATGACCAGGTAAAGGAGCTTCTGGCGGGCGAGGCGGACGTCGTCCTCTCCGACATGGCAGCGCCGACAACGGGCCACAAGCAGACCGACCATATGCGGATCATGTCGCTGTGCGAAATCGCCGCCCACTTCGCAACAGAAGTCCTGGCCCCGGGAGGCACCTTTCTCGCCAAGGTGTTGCGGGGTGGAACGGAGAATGAGCTTTTGGTGCTCCTCAAGCAGCACTTTAAAACTGTCCGCCATGTGAAGCCCAAGGCCAGCCGGGCCGATTCGGCGGAGATGTACGTTTTGGCCCAAGGCTTTAAGGGGCGTAGTGAAAGCCCTCTCGATGATGCGGAGTGA
- a CDS encoding RsmB/NOP family class I SAM-dependent RNA methyltransferase yields the protein MTPGARLQSAISVLSDIFKSGRPADRVFDTWARSNRYAGSKDRAAVSDLVFTVLRRRAELTAAVGSDDARLLAFAALTLGAEQGVDEVAALADGARHAPEPLSPEEQTALSMAVLPGESAPPWTRFNYPEWLHPEFEAAFGNGLEREMAAFMERAPTDLRVNTLKMKREKALAALTGEGLSAEATPWSPWGLRLTSRGNVLGLATFRDGIVEIQDEGSQLACLLAGAAPGEQVVDLCAGGGGKSLALAAMMKNHGQIYACDTDARRLSGLTPRVRRAGIRNLQTRVLGPFTPDMADKDLAGLASHADCVLVDAPCSGTGAWRRSPGARWSLSPEMLMGYRAAQAEVLTRGARLVRPGGRLVYVTCSLLPSENETQVEAFLAVHPAFTPQPWASNWPEHVPLPPAPHGNWLRLTPASTGTDGFFVAILRREARS from the coding sequence ATGACGCCCGGCGCACGTCTGCAATCCGCGATAAGCGTTCTCAGTGACATCTTCAAGAGCGGCCGCCCTGCCGACCGTGTCTTCGACACATGGGCGCGCTCCAATCGCTATGCAGGGTCCAAAGACCGCGCGGCAGTAAGCGATCTTGTCTTCACGGTTTTGCGCCGCCGAGCTGAATTGACCGCTGCCGTCGGTAGCGATGATGCGCGCCTTCTCGCCTTCGCTGCCCTCACTCTCGGCGCGGAACAAGGCGTTGACGAGGTCGCGGCTTTGGCCGATGGCGCGCGCCACGCTCCGGAACCTCTGAGCCCGGAAGAACAGACCGCGCTGTCCATGGCGGTATTACCCGGAGAGAGTGCTCCCCCCTGGACCAGATTTAACTACCCCGAATGGCTCCATCCCGAATTTGAAGCAGCCTTTGGTAACGGGCTCGAGCGGGAGATGGCCGCTTTTATGGAGCGAGCGCCCACTGATCTTCGGGTCAACACGCTGAAAATGAAGCGGGAGAAGGCGCTGGCGGCTCTCACCGGCGAAGGCCTTTCCGCCGAGGCCACCCCTTGGTCGCCATGGGGGCTCAGGCTCACCTCGCGGGGCAATGTCCTCGGCCTTGCCACCTTCCGTGATGGCATTGTCGAGATTCAGGACGAAGGCTCGCAGCTCGCCTGCCTGCTCGCCGGTGCGGCGCCGGGCGAACAAGTGGTTGATCTTTGTGCTGGCGGTGGCGGCAAGTCGCTGGCGCTCGCGGCCATGATGAAAAATCACGGTCAGATTTACGCCTGCGATACGGACGCCCGCCGCCTCTCCGGCCTCACCCCTCGCGTTCGCCGCGCCGGCATACGCAATCTTCAGACCCGCGTGCTCGGCCCTTTCACGCCGGATATGGCGGACAAAGACCTCGCCGGCCTTGCCTCACACGCGGATTGCGTCCTTGTCGATGCGCCCTGCAGCGGCACCGGCGCGTGGCGTCGCAGCCCCGGCGCACGCTGGAGCTTGAGCCCCGAAATGCTCATGGGGTACCGGGCGGCACAGGCCGAGGTGTTGACGCGTGGTGCCCGCCTAGTCCGTCCCGGCGGCAGGCTGGTCTATGTGACCTGCTCCCTGCTTCCCTCGGAAAACGAAACCCAGGTCGAAGCTTTTCTCGCCGTCCATCCGGCATTTACGCCCCAGCCATGGGCGTCCAACTGGCCCGAGCATGTGCCGCTCCCGCCCGCACCGCACGGCAACTGGCTTCGTCTCACGCCTGCCTCCACCGGAACGGACGGTTTTTTTGTCGCCATTCTGCGGCGGGAGGCGCGCTCATGA
- a CDS encoding TRAP transporter substrate-binding protein: MTDHPKINKRDFLKKAGVAAVGAGALATPNIVRAQAPIKWRLQTYAGASLAEHVIKPSIDEFNKAANGEMVIELYTADQLVPQGELFRAVQNGTIDAAQSDDDSMAAPVDVSVFGAYFPFASRYSLDVPVLWEWYGLREIWEEAYAEVEGVTWLSTGSWDPCNFVTTKPIRSVADLKGLRVFTFPTGGKFLERFGVVPVTLPWEDIEVAIQTNEIDGVAWCGATETYTVGWADITKYYLTNNISGAWAGSYIANTEKWEALPEHLKTLFKLCMDSSHYYRQHWYWWGEAHYRTTGGKLELTTIPEAEWAQIENEALKFWDEVAQKSPRNAKVVEILKKYADTMKKAGAPYRYG; encoded by the coding sequence ATGACGGACCACCCGAAGATAAACAAACGCGATTTTTTGAAAAAGGCAGGCGTCGCCGCCGTTGGCGCGGGAGCGCTGGCAACCCCCAATATCGTTCGTGCGCAGGCACCGATAAAATGGCGCCTTCAGACATATGCCGGCGCCTCTCTTGCAGAGCATGTCATCAAGCCGTCGATCGATGAATTCAACAAAGCCGCAAATGGCGAAATGGTGATCGAACTCTACACGGCCGATCAGCTTGTGCCGCAGGGCGAACTTTTCCGAGCCGTGCAGAATGGCACCATCGACGCCGCGCAGAGTGACGATGACAGCATGGCCGCACCGGTCGATGTCTCGGTGTTCGGTGCCTACTTCCCCTTCGCCTCGCGCTACAGCCTCGACGTTCCTGTTCTCTGGGAATGGTATGGCCTGCGTGAGATCTGGGAAGAGGCCTATGCAGAGGTGGAAGGCGTAACCTGGCTCAGCACAGGCTCCTGGGATCCTTGCAACTTCGTCACCACCAAGCCCATCCGGTCTGTCGCCGACCTTAAGGGCCTGCGCGTCTTTACATTCCCGACCGGTGGCAAGTTTCTGGAGCGTTTCGGCGTCGTTCCGGTCACGCTGCCTTGGGAAGATATCGAAGTTGCTATCCAGACCAACGAGATCGACGGTGTCGCTTGGTGCGGCGCGACCGAAACCTATACAGTTGGCTGGGCAGACATCACGAAATACTATCTGACGAACAACATCTCCGGCGCATGGGCCGGCTCCTACATCGCCAATACGGAAAAGTGGGAAGCACTGCCCGAACATTTGAAGACACTGTTCAAGCTCTGCATGGACAGCTCGCACTACTATCGCCAGCATTGGTATTGGTGGGGCGAGGCGCATTACCGCACAACAGGCGGCAAGCTCGAGCTCACCACCATCCCAGAGGCGGAATGGGCGCAGATTGAAAATGAGGCGCTTAAATTCTGGGACGAGGTTGCGCAGAAGAGCCCGCGCAATGCCAAGGTCGTCGAAATCCTCAAGAAGTACGCGGATACAATGAAGAAAGCCGGCGCGCCTTATCGCTACGGCTAG
- the guaB gene encoding IMP dehydrogenase, with the protein MIREALTFDDVLLLPAASTVLPSQADTRTRLTRTISLGIPIISAAMDTVTEARLAIAMAQAGGIGVLHRNMDADVQAEHVRQVKKFESGMVVNPVTIEPDATLADAFALMEHHGITGIPVVEQSGKLAGILTNRDVRFATNMLEPVRNLMTKENLVTVEDGVSQDDAKRLLHKHRIEKLLVVDEAYHCVGLITVKDIEKAQLHPNAAKDEQGRLRVAAATTVGDEGFARSEALIAAGADVIVVDTAHGHSNRVSEAVLRIKKLSNNTQVIAGNVATADAAKALIDAGADAIKVGIGPGSICTTRIVAGVGVPQLTAIMDVAEAAQKSGTPVIADGGIKFSGDLAKAIAAGADCAMLGSLFAGTEESPGEVFLFQGRSYKAYRGMGSVGAMAVGSADRYFQQDVKDSLKLVPEGIEGQVPYKGPVAAIIHQLVGGLRAAMGYTGNATVKDFQKNTEFVRISSASLRESHVHDVTITREAPNYPGGAS; encoded by the coding sequence ATGATCCGTGAAGCCTTGACGTTCGATGACGTTCTACTGCTGCCTGCCGCTTCCACGGTCCTGCCCAGCCAAGCCGATACCCGCACTCGCCTGACGAGGACGATCAGCCTCGGCATCCCCATCATCTCCGCCGCCATGGACACGGTCACCGAGGCCCGCCTTGCCATTGCCATGGCGCAGGCCGGGGGCATCGGCGTTCTCCACCGCAACATGGATGCGGACGTGCAGGCCGAGCATGTGCGTCAGGTGAAGAAGTTCGAAAGTGGCATGGTGGTGAACCCTGTCACCATCGAGCCGGATGCAACCCTCGCGGATGCCTTCGCCCTGATGGAGCACCACGGCATCACCGGTATTCCAGTGGTCGAGCAGTCGGGAAAGCTCGCGGGCATTCTTACAAATCGCGACGTGCGTTTCGCCACCAATATGCTTGAGCCCGTCCGCAATCTGATGACGAAGGAAAACCTCGTCACTGTGGAGGACGGAGTCAGCCAGGATGACGCCAAACGGCTTCTCCACAAGCACCGCATCGAAAAACTGCTGGTGGTGGATGAAGCCTATCACTGCGTCGGTCTTATCACCGTCAAGGATATCGAAAAGGCGCAGCTGCATCCCAATGCAGCGAAAGATGAACAGGGCCGCCTGCGCGTCGCCGCGGCAACGACGGTTGGCGACGAAGGTTTCGCCCGTTCCGAAGCGCTCATCGCAGCCGGTGCCGACGTCATAGTGGTCGATACCGCGCATGGACATTCAAACCGCGTCTCCGAGGCCGTTCTCCGCATCAAGAAGCTGTCGAACAATACCCAGGTGATCGCGGGGAATGTCGCCACTGCCGACGCCGCAAAGGCCCTCATCGACGCAGGCGCCGATGCAATCAAGGTCGGCATCGGCCCCGGGTCGATCTGCACCACGCGTATCGTTGCCGGTGTTGGCGTACCCCAGCTCACCGCCATTATGGATGTGGCGGAAGCGGCCCAGAAATCCGGCACCCCCGTCATCGCCGATGGCGGCATCAAATTTTCGGGCGATCTTGCAAAGGCAATAGCGGCCGGTGCTGATTGCGCCATGCTCGGCTCGCTCTTTGCGGGCACCGAAGAAAGCCCCGGAGAAGTTTTCCTGTTCCAGGGCCGTAGCTACAAGGCCTATCGCGGCATGGGCTCGGTCGGTGCGATGGCGGTCGGCTCCGCAGACCGGTATTTCCAGCAGGACGTGAAGGATTCGCTGAAGCTCGTCCCGGAAGGCATTGAAGGGCAAGTACCTTACAAGGGGCCGGTTGCCGCGATCATCCACCAGTTGGTAGGCGGCCTCCGTGCCGCCATGGGCTATACCGGTAACGCGACCGTGAAGGATTTCCAGAAGAATACCGAGTTCGTTCGCATCTCCTCGGCGAGTCTTCGCGAAAGCCATGTCCATGATGTGACGATCACCCGCGAAGCCCCCAACTATCCCGGCGGTGCAAGCTGA
- a CDS encoding TRAP transporter small permease subunit, whose amino-acid sequence MPKAARTYIRYVDAINRVVGRIVMYLIFVMIGILLYASISRTMFNMPISWAMEMGQFLLAAYYLLGGGYSLQINSHVRMDLLYGRLSPRKMAFTDTITAFFLIFYLCVLLYGGISSTAYAVTYQQVNYTSWAPLLWPIKSIMTVGIALMLLQAIAIFFRDLARVRGEEIA is encoded by the coding sequence TTGCCCAAAGCCGCTAGAACATACATACGCTATGTGGACGCCATAAATCGAGTAGTCGGTCGGATCGTCATGTATCTGATCTTTGTGATGATTGGCATCCTGCTTTACGCCTCCATCTCCCGAACCATGTTCAACATGCCCATCAGCTGGGCGATGGAGATGGGGCAGTTTCTCCTGGCTGCCTATTACTTGCTCGGCGGTGGTTACTCCCTCCAGATCAATTCGCATGTGCGGATGGACCTGCTCTATGGCCGTCTCTCGCCACGGAAAATGGCATTCACCGACACGATCACCGCCTTCTTTCTGATTTTCTACCTGTGCGTTCTGCTCTATGGCGGCATTTCCAGTACCGCGTATGCGGTCACATATCAGCAGGTGAACTATACATCCTGGGCGCCCTTGCTTTGGCCGATCAAGAGCATCATGACGGTAGGCATTGCGCTGATGCTGCTTCAGGCCATAGCTATTTTCTTCAGAGATCTCGCCCGCGTCCGAGGTGAGGAAATCGCATGA